The genomic window GGAGCGACGTTCTGTCGTCCTCTACGTACGCGAGCAGCTGGTGCAGCTCCTCGCTGTCCGGCGCCGCCGTTTGCTCCAGCAGCGCCCACGCGGGCGAATGGAACGCCGCGTCCAGCGCCGAGCGCGCCCGCGCGATCGCCTCTTCTGCCTCCGAAGAGGGCCTCGGCAACTTCGCCGAGCTTCTCGCGCGGAGCGTGCCCTTCTCGCCCGCGGACCACGCGCCGTTCGGCCTCTAGACCCCGCGAAAATCGCGAGATTTCAGCTCCTAGTGGAGTCGGCGCGGCGAGTCTTCACGCGCCCTGACTGGGTGGCGGAGTGAAGTGAGTTCGAGTTCCCGGTACGAATCAGTGGCGAATCCGAACCGCCCCGATTGCCAACAGAGACGATCGCCGCCGTTGCCGCGCCGATTGGCCTGCTCGCCCGGTCTCTGGTTCGCTTCGAATCGGGCCGTCGTCAAAGACCCCGCGGAATCGCGACGTTTTTCACGTCGAGCTAGCTTCCGCGCCGGAAGTCTCCGCGGATGCAGACTCGGTGGCGGAGGGGGAGGGATTCGAACCCCCGGTACCCTTTCGAGTACACCTGATTTCGAGTCAGGCTCATTCAACCAGGCTCTGACACCCCTCCGCGGGGGCGCACACCTTAGCCCGCGAGATCGAGGCTGCGAGAGGTCGCGCGGCGCGCCTAACGCCCGAGGCCGAGTTGCAGCAGGCGCTGAATCAGCGCTTCGTACTCGATGCCCGCGGCCTTCGCCGAGTCCGCGAACTCCTCGCCGCGCGCGATCTCGGGGTTCGGGTTCGCTTCGAGGAAGAACAGCTCGCCGTCTTCGCGCAGGCGCCAGTCGATGCGCGCATAGCCGTCGAGGTGCAGCAGCTTGTAGATGCGCTTGCTCTGGTGGAGCAGGCGCGCGCGCGTCTCGGGCTCGAGCTGCGCGGGCACCACTTCGACGCCGCGCGACGCCTGGTAGCGCACGTCGTGCTTCAGCTTCTCCGTCACGATCAGCTCGTCGCGCGGGTCGAGCTTCTCGACCACGAGCTCATTCGGCGGCAGCGTGGTGACGCGCTCGTTCCCTAACAACGAGACGTAGACCTCGCGTCCCGGCACGAACTCCTCGACGATCGCATCGGAACGGGTGCGCTCGTGGATGAAGCGCACGCGCTCGGCCAGGTGCTCGTCGTCGCGCACCAGCGATGCGCGCGAGATCCCGAGCGACGAATCGGCGGTGAGCGACTTCACGATCAGCGGGTACTGGATGCGCAGCCGCATTTTGCGCGCGCCGCGCCCGCGCTTGATCACGGCGAAGCCCGGCGCGCGGATGCGGTGGTGCGCGGCGATCGCCTTCGAGAGCGCCTTGTCGCGCGCGAGCACGAGGCCGCGCGGGCCGCAGCCCGTGTACTTCGCCCCTAACAGCTCGAGGTAGGCGACCACGTGCTGGTCGAACAGCACTGTGCCCTGAAACTCCTCGAGCAGGTTGAACACGATGTCGGGCTTGCCGTCCTCGACGGCGCGGCGCACCTCGGCGAGCTCGTCGTGCACCGCCACGATCGAGACGTCGTGACCGAGCGCGCGCAGCGCCTGCGGCACGCTGATCTCGGTCTTCACGCGATGCGCTTCTTCCGGGTCGACCTTGCTCGGATCCTCGGGCGGAATGAAGTCGCGGTGGATCAGGACCGCGACGCGCAGCTTCTTGATCGCCGGCTTCGTCTTCTTCACCCGCGAAGCGCGCGGCGCCTGCGCGCCCGCCGGCGCGCCCTCGCCCTCGCTCCGCAGAGCTCGGCTCACAGCGCGTGCCACTCTCTCGCGCGGTAGACGTACTCGACGCTGCGCGCCGCGAGCAGAATCGCGAGCTCGACGAGCAGCGCGCGCGAGTGGCGCGGCGCGCGCAGGCCGAGCTCGCGCGCACGCGCGATCAGGTCGCCGAGCACGACTTCGAGCGCGAGCTCGTGCTTGCCGGTGTGGCGCGCGACCATGCGGCGCAGCTGCGTCTTGTGGCGCGTGAGGAACGCCGCCGCGCTCTCG from Deltaproteobacteria bacterium includes these protein-coding regions:
- a CDS encoding ATP-grasp domain-containing protein — its product is MKKLRVAVLIHRDFIPPEDPSKVDPEEAHRVKTEISVPQALRALGHDVSIVAVHDELAEVRRAVEDGKPDIVFNLLEEFQGTVLFDQHVVAYLELLGAKYTGCGPRGLVLARDKALSKAIAAHHRIRAPGFAVIKRGRGARKMRLRIQYPLIVKSLTADSSLGISRASLVRDDEHLAERVRFIHERTRSDAIVEEFVPGREVYVSLLGNERVTTLPPNELVVEKLDPRDELIVTEKLKHDVRYQASRGVEVVPAQLEPETRARLLHQSKRIYKLLHLDGYARIDWRLREDGELFFLEANPNPEIARGEEFADSAKAAGIEYEALIQRLLQLGLGR